A genomic window from Streptomyces brevispora includes:
- a CDS encoding FUSC family protein, which produces MSWLRALKETARSGLVIERRRLEPLIAIRGAAGLALVIGVSLALFGPVVAASSAFGAFQAAIATFQRSWRPRPVLALVSGASLAVSTFLGYVTGSRLPLFMLLLVLWTFIAGLAWAAGPTGGIIAASNVAIMLVTITLPTSVAQAALHAMMIAFGGVVQAALIVLFPVRRWGAQRDALADALAAEADYARRLRHDPVAHFDPVPLMEARDAAAVTPRQARRRPAELRGSRGVAERIRPVLASLADPAMGVPAEGPERDRVRELLAAAGSLLDAAARAIRHGDPVRLPERAVAALKTPDTGALLTGPPLRAADRLAALLSDVIEAAEGDGTKEERADAEETADAITAGRGRPSTGRHRRPTLLRLVPVVLKSMRGELHQGSPILRHAIRISVVAAVGYLLGSLLPYGHGYWAPMTAVMVMRPEFSQTYSRAVARFGGTIVGVFLATALVQTAHPGVELSAAFAVVCALLMYLLMRTGYWVGQACVAAYVVFLLGMAGDDWSQTVLERVVLTLAGGLLAMISYAVYPAWETPRLRNRLGDWLKAGGRYAASVIDQYADPADRGHDDVRSALLGTRATRVAWQEAVANAQHEPVRHRGLSRAAADDTQHALSQLGRVAMLLEAHLPEGGAAPVPEAGPLAEALRRATERGAKAVRERRVPDWGPVREALKGWDEAERQRGGGPDPVVRNGAGLLLEALEEFSRGLDSGSRLGASDDD; this is translated from the coding sequence ATGAGCTGGCTCCGGGCGCTGAAGGAGACCGCCCGCTCGGGGCTGGTGATCGAGCGGCGGCGCCTCGAACCGCTGATCGCCATCCGAGGCGCGGCCGGTCTGGCCCTGGTGATCGGCGTGAGCCTGGCCCTCTTCGGGCCCGTGGTCGCGGCCAGCTCCGCGTTCGGCGCGTTCCAGGCGGCCATCGCCACCTTCCAGCGCAGCTGGCGGCCGCGGCCGGTGCTCGCCCTGGTCTCCGGTGCGAGCCTCGCCGTGTCCACGTTCCTCGGCTATGTCACCGGCTCCCGGCTGCCGCTCTTCATGCTCCTGCTGGTGCTCTGGACCTTCATCGCCGGGCTGGCCTGGGCGGCGGGCCCGACGGGCGGCATCATCGCCGCGTCCAACGTCGCGATCATGCTGGTGACGATCACCCTGCCCACCTCCGTCGCCCAGGCGGCCCTGCACGCGATGATGATCGCCTTCGGCGGGGTGGTCCAGGCGGCGCTGATCGTGCTGTTCCCGGTCCGCAGATGGGGTGCGCAGCGCGACGCCCTGGCCGACGCGCTGGCCGCCGAGGCGGACTACGCCCGCAGGCTGCGCCACGACCCGGTCGCCCACTTCGACCCGGTGCCGCTGATGGAGGCCCGCGACGCGGCCGCCGTCACCCCGCGCCAGGCCCGCCGCCGCCCGGCCGAACTGCGCGGCTCACGCGGGGTCGCCGAGCGGATCAGACCGGTGCTCGCCTCACTCGCGGACCCGGCCATGGGCGTACCGGCCGAGGGCCCGGAGCGCGACCGGGTCCGCGAACTGCTCGCCGCCGCCGGATCGCTGCTCGACGCGGCGGCGAGGGCGATCCGGCACGGCGACCCGGTGCGGCTCCCCGAGCGCGCCGTCGCCGCGCTGAAGACCCCCGACACCGGGGCGCTGCTCACCGGTCCGCCGCTCCGCGCCGCCGACCGGCTGGCCGCCCTGCTCTCCGACGTCATCGAGGCGGCCGAGGGCGACGGCACCAAGGAGGAACGGGCCGACGCCGAGGAGACCGCCGACGCCATCACGGCGGGCCGGGGCCGGCCGTCGACCGGGCGCCACCGGCGTCCCACCCTGCTGCGGCTGGTCCCGGTCGTGCTCAAGTCGATGCGCGGCGAACTGCACCAGGGCTCCCCGATCCTGCGGCACGCCATCCGGATCTCCGTCGTCGCCGCCGTCGGCTACCTCCTCGGCAGCCTGCTGCCGTACGGCCACGGCTACTGGGCACCGATGACGGCCGTCATGGTGATGCGGCCCGAGTTCTCCCAGACGTACTCACGCGCCGTGGCCCGCTTCGGCGGCACCATCGTCGGGGTCTTCCTCGCCACCGCCCTCGTCCAGACCGCCCACCCGGGCGTGGAGCTGTCCGCCGCGTTCGCCGTGGTCTGCGCCCTGCTGATGTACCTGCTGATGCGCACCGGCTACTGGGTCGGGCAGGCCTGCGTCGCCGCGTACGTCGTCTTCCTGCTCGGCATGGCGGGCGACGACTGGTCGCAGACCGTGCTGGAACGGGTCGTCCTCACCCTCGCCGGCGGGCTCCTCGCGATGATCTCGTACGCCGTCTACCCGGCGTGGGAGACCCCGCGGCTGCGCAACCGGCTCGGCGACTGGCTGAAGGCGGGCGGCCGTTACGCCGCCTCGGTCATCGACCAGTACGCCGATCCGGCCGACCGCGGTCACGACGACGTCCGCAGCGCGCTGCTCGGCACCCGTGCGACCCGCGTCGCCTGGCAGGAGGCGGTGGCCAACGCCCAGCACGAACCGGTACGCCACCGCGGTCTCTCGCGCGCCGCCGCGGACGACACCCAGCACGCCCTCTCCCAGTTGGGCCGGGTCGCGATGCTGTTGGAGGCGCACCTCCCGGAGGGCGGCGCCGCCCCCGTACCGGAGGCCGGCCCGCTGGCCGAGGCGCTGCGCCGGGCCACCGAGCGGGGTGCGAAGGCGGTACGGGAGCGGCGGGTGCCGGACTGGGGCCCGGTGCGGGAGGCGTTGAAGGGGTGGGACGAGGCGGAGCGGCAGCGCGGAGGAGGGCCGGATCCGGTCGTACGGAACGGGGCCGGCCTGCTGCTCGAAGCCCTGGAGGAGTTCTCCCGGGGCCTGGACAGCGGCTCGCGGCTCGGTGCGTCCGACGACGACTGA
- a CDS encoding DUF2786 domain-containing protein, whose translation MEPVIDQAFAAALYSDGDAGLDTGASLAAADPASDAELLRRGEEFVRRAWERGWLPADLVRVVRRELDEHAAGLAAGLIASEVRRYERLPPRWQSQLDELPPAPPANRPDRFSYASAVLGLYRLLLRLPAIEPVGPPPGAPRDGLRLPPAHDEPRMLTRIRALLAKAEATGFPEEAEALTTKAQELMARHSIDEALLAARTHSSRAPGARRIGVDAPYETAKAILLDAVASANRCRAVWNSDLGFSTVVGFASDLEAVELLHTSLLVQGTVAMTRAEAGQRAGGRKRTKTFRQSFLMAYAQRLGRRLADGTARATAEADAEGAAAGPSGAADPGLLPVLAARDMAVTDAAERMFPRTTTTRVRGATDPDGWTHGTAAADRARMGADAPEISG comes from the coding sequence ATGGAACCGGTGATCGACCAGGCATTCGCGGCCGCCCTCTACTCGGACGGCGACGCCGGTCTCGACACCGGCGCCTCCCTCGCCGCCGCCGACCCGGCGAGCGACGCCGAGCTGCTGCGGCGCGGCGAGGAGTTCGTCCGGCGCGCCTGGGAACGCGGCTGGCTGCCCGCCGACCTCGTACGGGTCGTCCGTCGCGAACTCGACGAGCACGCCGCCGGTCTGGCCGCCGGACTGATCGCCTCGGAGGTGCGACGCTACGAGCGGCTGCCGCCCCGCTGGCAGTCCCAGCTGGACGAGCTGCCCCCGGCGCCGCCGGCCAACCGGCCCGACCGGTTCTCGTACGCCTCCGCGGTCCTTGGGCTCTACCGGCTGCTCCTGCGGCTGCCCGCCATCGAACCCGTCGGGCCCCCGCCCGGCGCGCCGCGCGACGGGCTGCGGCTTCCGCCCGCGCACGACGAACCCCGCATGCTGACCCGCATCCGGGCCCTGCTGGCCAAGGCGGAGGCGACCGGGTTCCCCGAGGAGGCGGAGGCGCTCACCACCAAGGCGCAGGAGCTGATGGCCCGGCACAGCATCGACGAGGCGCTGCTCGCCGCCCGTACGCACAGCAGCCGCGCCCCGGGCGCCCGTCGGATCGGGGTGGACGCCCCGTACGAGACGGCCAAGGCGATCCTGCTCGACGCCGTCGCCTCCGCGAACCGCTGCCGGGCCGTGTGGAACAGCGATCTCGGCTTCTCCACGGTCGTCGGCTTCGCATCGGACCTGGAGGCCGTGGAGCTGCTCCACACCTCGCTGCTGGTGCAGGGCACGGTGGCGATGACCCGGGCCGAGGCGGGCCAGCGGGCCGGCGGGCGCAAACGGACCAAGACCTTCCGGCAGTCCTTCCTGATGGCGTACGCCCAGCGGCTGGGCCGCCGACTGGCCGACGGCACCGCCCGCGCCACCGCGGAGGCCGACGCCGAGGGCGCCGCGGCCGGCCCGTCCGGCGCGGCGGACCCCGGGCTGCTGCCGGTGCTGGCCGCCCGCGACATGGCGGTCACGGACGCCGCCGAGCGGATGTTCCCGCGGACCACGACCACCCGGGTGCGGGGCGCCACCGACCCGGACGGCTGGACCCATGGGACGGCCGCCGCCGACCGGGCCAGGATGGGCGCGGACGCACCGGAGATCTCCGGCTGA
- a CDS encoding NADP-dependent oxidoreductase, translating to MEAIVFEEFGGPEVLHPARVEDPHPGPGQVRVKVMAAGVNPIDYKIRHGWMEEAFPTSLPAIPGVEFAGVVDRTGEGVTGVAVGDEVLGWSATGSYAEYALADATLVAPKPAELSWQDAAALTIAANTAQRVLDELAVAEGETLLLHGAAGAVGSAAVQLAVARGATVIGTASAANHDYLRVIGATPVEYGDGLVGRVRDAAPQGVDAVFDAAGRGALPDSIELRGGTTDRIVTIADPDAATYGVAFSGGGSRSGEQLAEHARLAADGELRVQVEQALPLVDAADAQRRSEAGHVRGKLVLLP from the coding sequence ATGGAAGCGATCGTTTTCGAGGAGTTCGGCGGGCCCGAGGTCCTGCACCCCGCCCGGGTCGAGGACCCGCACCCCGGTCCGGGGCAGGTACGGGTGAAGGTCATGGCCGCCGGCGTGAACCCGATCGACTACAAGATCCGTCACGGCTGGATGGAGGAGGCCTTCCCCACCTCGCTCCCGGCGATCCCGGGCGTCGAGTTCGCCGGGGTGGTCGACCGGACCGGGGAAGGGGTCACCGGTGTCGCGGTGGGCGACGAGGTGCTGGGCTGGAGCGCCACCGGGTCCTACGCCGAGTACGCCCTGGCCGACGCCACGCTCGTCGCGCCCAAGCCGGCGGAGCTGAGCTGGCAGGACGCGGCGGCGCTGACCATCGCGGCGAACACCGCCCAGCGCGTCCTGGACGAGCTCGCCGTGGCCGAGGGCGAGACGCTGCTGCTGCACGGGGCGGCCGGAGCCGTCGGCTCGGCCGCGGTTCAGCTGGCGGTGGCCCGGGGCGCGACCGTGATCGGTACGGCGTCCGCGGCCAACCACGACTATCTGCGGGTGATCGGCGCGACCCCGGTGGAGTACGGGGACGGGCTGGTCGGCCGGGTGCGCGATGCCGCTCCCCAGGGTGTGGACGCGGTCTTCGACGCGGCGGGGCGCGGTGCGCTGCCGGACTCCATCGAGCTGCGTGGCGGCACCACCGACCGGATCGTCACCATCGCCGACCCGGACGCGGCCACGTACGGTGTCGCCTTCTCCGGGGGCGGCTCCCGGTCCGGGGAGCAGCTGGCCGAGCACGCCCGGCTGGCGGCCGACGGCGAGCTGCGGGTGCAGGTCGAGCAGGCCCTGCCGCTCGTCGACGCGGCCGACGCGCAGCGGCGGAGTGAGGCGGGGCACGTACGGGGGAAGCTCGTCCTCCTTCCGTAA
- a CDS encoding bifunctional 3'-5' exonuclease/DNA polymerase, translated as MTERWALSPTENGGARLVPLDGTGLPAAPVVTEPDLVEAVRSRPGVTRWVWRSTAEIYPRLLAAGVRVERCYDIEAAESLLLGHEGRLGEPRSAAAAHARLRGAPVPADPPPRPAVPGSQSSLFEPRSGADLTFDALLQVYADQLTRHDATDHPGRMLLLTAVESAGMLVAAEMNRSGLPWRADVHRDVLQELLGERYAGGGEPRKLAELADEVSAAFGRRVRPDLPADVVRAFAQAGIKVKSTRRWELEGLDHPAVRPLVQYKKLYRIWTAHGWSWLQDWVRDGRFRPEYQPGGAVSGRWTTNGGGALQIPKVIRQAVVADEGWRLVVADADQMEPRVLAAISRDRGLMEVAGHDGDLYTALSDRAFHGDRDHAKIALLGAVYGQTSGNGLKNLAALRRRFPHAVAYVDDAAKAGEEGRLVRTWLGRTSPPAVGSGDDGEAGMPQEGDDLPADGSEHPADGRFMPGYASSNARARGRFTRNFVVQGSAADWALLLLAALRQSLTAAGLRAELVFFQHDEVIVHCPQEEAGAVVEAIRAAGELAGRTAFGETPVRFPFTTAVVRRYSDAK; from the coding sequence ATGACCGAACGCTGGGCCCTGTCCCCCACGGAGAACGGTGGCGCCCGCCTCGTCCCGCTGGACGGCACCGGCCTGCCCGCCGCCCCGGTCGTGACCGAACCCGATCTGGTCGAGGCCGTCCGCTCCCGCCCCGGTGTCACCCGCTGGGTGTGGCGCTCGACCGCCGAGATCTACCCCCGGCTGCTCGCCGCCGGGGTGCGTGTGGAGCGCTGCTACGACATCGAGGCCGCCGAGTCCCTCCTGCTGGGACACGAGGGCCGGCTCGGCGAACCGCGCTCGGCGGCCGCCGCCCACGCCCGCCTGCGGGGCGCCCCGGTGCCGGCCGATCCGCCGCCGCGCCCGGCGGTGCCCGGCTCCCAGTCCTCCCTGTTCGAACCCCGGTCCGGTGCGGACCTGACCTTCGACGCCCTGCTCCAGGTCTACGCCGACCAGCTGACCCGGCACGACGCCACGGACCACCCGGGGCGGATGCTCCTGCTGACGGCCGTCGAGTCGGCCGGGATGCTGGTCGCCGCCGAGATGAACCGTTCGGGGCTGCCCTGGCGGGCCGACGTCCACCGGGACGTCCTTCAGGAGCTGCTGGGCGAGCGGTACGCGGGCGGTGGCGAGCCGCGCAAGCTGGCCGAGCTGGCGGACGAGGTGTCCGCCGCCTTCGGCCGCAGGGTCCGCCCGGACCTCCCCGCCGACGTGGTGCGGGCGTTCGCACAGGCCGGCATCAAGGTGAAGTCGACCCGCCGCTGGGAGCTGGAGGGGCTGGACCATCCGGCGGTGCGGCCGCTCGTCCAGTACAAGAAGCTGTACCGGATCTGGACGGCGCACGGCTGGAGCTGGCTCCAGGACTGGGTCCGCGACGGTCGCTTCCGCCCCGAGTACCAGCCGGGCGGCGCGGTCAGCGGCCGCTGGACGACCAACGGTGGCGGGGCACTGCAGATCCCCAAGGTGATCCGGCAGGCGGTCGTCGCCGACGAGGGCTGGCGCCTGGTCGTCGCGGACGCCGACCAGATGGAGCCGAGGGTGCTGGCCGCGATCTCCCGCGACCGGGGCCTCATGGAGGTGGCCGGCCACGACGGCGACCTCTACACCGCGCTGTCCGACCGCGCCTTCCACGGCGACCGCGACCACGCCAAGATCGCCCTGCTCGGTGCCGTCTACGGCCAGACCTCGGGGAACGGCCTGAAGAATCTGGCCGCGCTGCGCCGGAGGTTCCCGCACGCCGTCGCCTATGTGGACGATGCCGCGAAGGCCGGAGAGGAAGGCCGTCTCGTACGGACCTGGCTCGGCCGGACCAGTCCGCCCGCAGTGGGCAGCGGGGACGACGGGGAGGCCGGCATGCCGCAGGAGGGCGACGATCTTCCGGCGGACGGCTCCGAGCACCCGGCGGACGGCCGGTTCATGCCCGGTTACGCCTCGTCCAACGCCCGTGCGCGCGGCCGCTTCACCCGTAACTTCGTGGTGCAGGGCAGCGCCGCCGACTGGGCGCTGCTGCTGCTGGCCGCCCTGCGCCAGTCGCTCACCGCCGCCGGACTCCGGGCCGAACTGGTCTTCTTCCAGCACGACGAGGTGATCGTGCACTGTCCGCAGGAGGAGGCCGGGGCGGTGGTGGAGGCGATCCGGGCGGCCGGTGAACTGGCCGGGCGGACCGCCTTCGGTGAGACACCGGTGCGCTTCCCGTTCACCACGGCGGTAGTGCGGCGCTACTCGGACGCGAAGTGA
- a CDS encoding phosphotransferase: MRIGQLLGTGRSADVYELDEQWVLRRYRLGLDAGREMPVMSYLSASGYPVPRLGPLPASAGPGDLVLQRLTGPTMLESLVSGELGGGEGSAMLAGLLADLHTVPARLSTDPEDRILHLDLHPGNVMLTADGPVVIDWSNTEEGPPALDRAMTALILAQVAVDPHIPAAAGARALLDTLMPLLAADDGIPARHLAAAAARRAANPTMSPAELALIGEASALVAVLSG; encoded by the coding sequence ATGCGAATAGGCCAACTGCTGGGCACCGGACGCTCCGCCGACGTGTACGAGCTGGACGAGCAGTGGGTCCTGCGGCGTTATCGCCTCGGGCTGGACGCCGGGCGCGAGATGCCCGTCATGTCCTACCTCTCGGCGTCCGGCTACCCGGTCCCCCGGCTCGGTCCGCTGCCCGCGTCGGCCGGTCCCGGCGACCTGGTCCTGCAACGTCTCACCGGTCCGACGATGCTGGAGTCCCTGGTCTCCGGCGAGCTCGGCGGGGGCGAGGGCTCCGCCATGCTGGCGGGCCTGCTCGCCGATCTGCACACCGTCCCGGCCCGGCTCTCGACGGATCCCGAGGACCGGATCCTCCACCTCGACCTGCATCCGGGCAACGTGATGCTGACGGCCGACGGCCCCGTGGTGATCGACTGGAGCAACACCGAGGAGGGACCGCCCGCCCTGGACCGGGCCATGACCGCGCTGATCCTGGCCCAGGTCGCGGTCGATCCCCACATCCCGGCGGCGGCGGGCGCCCGCGCGCTGCTGGACACCCTGATGCCCCTCCTGGCCGCCGACGACGGCATCCCGGCCCGCCACCTCGCCGCCGCGGCGGCCCGTCGCGCCGCCAATCCGACGATGAGCCCGGCCGAACTGGCCCTGATCGGGGAGGCGTCGGCCCTGGTCGCGGTGCTGTCGGGGTGA
- a CDS encoding ABC transporter transmembrane domain-containing protein, with protein sequence MEMTREPSRNQLGDLVREFSRNERRALVLFAVLALAGAAAEATVPLLVGASLSAALDSGSGRLIATLLGLGAVLAFGIFANVTRNAIAARMKVRNAVQLRTSISEKAARAPREMASSSHQAQVATVVSYDVDRVTNFPIARLKLVASIIGMVIVATYLLWISPWVTLLILAGVPTFMWLTKKVAEPLEERQEKHRDLLGKVVELSSDIALGLRILRGIGAQKVMRKRFEKASLETEQAGVSVAQTEALLFVSGNLLPGILLTGVVALGGHLAASGAIAATDLVTFYAASAYLVLPVSTAAGYNGLHSSARVAAKNITEIIDIPEGDWPGRLDSVPADADIVDRTTGLCVPNGGLSVLIPGSATDTTEELGRRLTGMTSDSAALVLLGGHPLQEYDLSTLRAALRYHGPRTTMFSGSAREVLDPASRHSEEDLRAALWAAGATDVIDRLPDGLETHIDADGRSLSGGQRQRLILARSLLGEPPMLVLVEPTTALDAVTEVEVARRIARYRQGRTTLVVTRSGAFRAVADQVLRTQEETCV encoded by the coding sequence ATGGAAATGACCAGAGAACCCTCTCGGAACCAACTTGGCGATCTCGTCCGCGAATTCAGTCGCAACGAGCGCAGAGCCCTGGTCCTCTTCGCGGTCCTGGCACTCGCCGGCGCAGCCGCGGAAGCGACCGTGCCGCTGCTCGTGGGAGCGTCGCTGAGCGCCGCACTGGATTCGGGATCGGGACGGCTGATCGCGACCCTGCTGGGGCTGGGGGCGGTCCTCGCCTTCGGAATCTTCGCCAACGTCACCCGGAACGCCATCGCCGCCCGGATGAAGGTGCGCAACGCGGTGCAGCTGCGTACCTCGATCAGCGAGAAGGCGGCGCGGGCACCGCGCGAGATGGCGTCGTCCTCGCACCAGGCGCAGGTCGCCACGGTGGTCTCCTACGACGTCGACCGGGTGACCAATTTCCCCATCGCCCGGCTCAAGCTCGTCGCCTCGATCATCGGCATGGTCATCGTCGCCACCTACCTGCTGTGGATCTCGCCGTGGGTGACCCTGCTCATCCTCGCGGGCGTGCCGACCTTTATGTGGCTCACGAAGAAGGTCGCGGAGCCCCTTGAGGAACGCCAGGAGAAGCACCGCGATCTGCTGGGGAAGGTCGTCGAGTTGAGCTCGGACATCGCCCTGGGGCTGCGCATCCTGCGCGGCATCGGCGCCCAGAAGGTCATGCGGAAGCGGTTCGAGAAGGCGTCCCTGGAGACCGAGCAGGCGGGGGTGAGCGTCGCCCAGACCGAGGCGCTCCTCTTCGTCTCGGGCAACCTGCTGCCGGGCATCCTCCTCACCGGTGTTGTGGCACTCGGTGGTCACCTCGCGGCGTCCGGCGCCATCGCGGCCACCGACCTGGTCACGTTCTACGCCGCTTCGGCCTATCTGGTCCTGCCCGTCTCCACCGCGGCCGGCTACAACGGCCTGCACAGCAGCGCACGGGTCGCGGCGAAGAACATCACGGAGATCATCGACATACCGGAAGGCGACTGGCCCGGCCGGCTCGACTCCGTTCCGGCCGACGCGGACATCGTCGACCGGACGACGGGACTGTGCGTGCCGAACGGCGGGCTCAGCGTGCTGATACCCGGATCCGCCACCGACACGACCGAGGAACTGGGCCGTCGGCTCACCGGAATGACGTCGGACTCCGCGGCACTGGTCCTCCTCGGCGGACACCCCCTGCAGGAGTACGACCTCTCCACCCTGCGGGCCGCTCTGCGCTACCACGGCCCGCGCACCACGATGTTCTCCGGCAGCGCCCGCGAGGTCCTGGACCCCGCGTCCCGCCACAGCGAGGAGGACCTCCGGGCGGCCCTGTGGGCGGCTGGCGCCACCGATGTCATCGACCGCCTGCCGGACGGCCTGGAGACGCACATCGACGCCGACGGGCGCAGCCTGTCGGGCGGCCAGCGGCAGCGGCTGATCCTGGCGCGGTCGCTGCTCGGCGAGCCCCCCATGCTGGTACTCGTCGAGCCGACGACGGCTCTCGACGCGGTGACCGAGGTCGAGGTCGCCCGACGCATCGCCCGGTACCGCCAAGGACGCACCACCCTGGTAGTAACGCGCAGCGGCGCCTTCCGTGCCGTGGCCGACCAGGTGCTCCGCACTCAGGAGGAAACCTGTGTCTGA